Proteins encoded by one window of Chondromyces crocatus:
- a CDS encoding glycosyltransferase family 2 protein — protein MTAAPFVTIAMPCLNEEGYIEACLRSVAAQDYPRDRIEILVADGGSTDRTREILANLSEQDPRIRMIDNPDRIQAAGMNQIIRQARGDVMVRMDVHCEYAQDYVRRCIEVLERTGADNVGGAQRPRAKTWFQRALCAALTSPAGVGGASYRSADNEGFVDTVFLGAFRRRVFETAGMYDPKAITNEDAELNQRIHEAGGKVFLSRDIVVHYYPRTSYKALAKQYYKYGQGRARTLLKRGTFPSPRPAIPFAMVVTGVGLLATSRWHRLTLPAFALYAAATGVEAVRVGRREGLRAIPIVWGIFPVLHVSHGLGFASGLLRYGLDPDWTREPERLDPISVPIVANEPLEA, from the coding sequence ATGACCGCCGCCCCCTTCGTCACCATCGCGATGCCTTGCCTCAACGAGGAGGGCTACATCGAGGCGTGCCTCCGAAGCGTGGCCGCGCAGGACTACCCGCGCGACCGCATCGAGATCCTCGTCGCGGATGGAGGGAGCACCGATCGCACCCGCGAGATCCTGGCGAACCTCTCGGAGCAGGACCCGCGCATCCGCATGATCGACAATCCCGATCGCATCCAGGCGGCGGGCATGAACCAGATCATCCGCCAGGCCCGCGGAGACGTCATGGTCCGGATGGACGTGCACTGCGAGTACGCGCAGGACTACGTACGCCGCTGCATCGAGGTGCTCGAACGCACCGGCGCGGACAACGTCGGCGGAGCCCAGCGACCTCGCGCAAAGACGTGGTTCCAGCGCGCCCTGTGTGCCGCCTTGACCAGCCCCGCTGGGGTGGGTGGGGCCAGCTACCGCTCTGCCGACAACGAGGGCTTCGTCGACACGGTGTTCCTCGGCGCGTTCCGCAGGCGGGTCTTCGAGACCGCCGGGATGTACGACCCGAAGGCGATCACCAACGAGGATGCCGAGCTGAACCAGCGCATCCACGAGGCTGGGGGCAAGGTCTTCCTCAGCCGCGACATCGTGGTGCACTACTACCCGCGCACCTCGTACAAGGCGCTCGCGAAGCAGTATTACAAGTACGGACAGGGGCGCGCGCGCACCCTGCTCAAGCGGGGGACGTTCCCTTCACCACGCCCGGCGATCCCCTTCGCGATGGTGGTCACCGGGGTGGGCCTCCTCGCCACGTCACGCTGGCATCGCCTGACCTTGCCAGCGTTCGCGCTCTACGCCGCCGCGACCGGGGTCGAAGCCGTCCGGGTGGGGCGCCGCGAAGGGCTCCGCGCCATCCCCATCGTGTGGGGCATCTTCCCTGTCCTTCATGTCTCTCACGGGCTCGGTTTCGCCTCCGGGTTGCTCCGGTACGGGCTCGACCCGGACTGGACCCGTGAGCCCGAGCGGCTCGACCCCATCTCGGTGCCCATCGTCGCCAACGAGCCGCTGGAAGCGTAG
- a CDS encoding chitin-binding domain-containing protein codes for MYTNRRSLLSLAAFGTMLFGLVGTATPAAADTGFVCPGPFGFYADPNDCATFYFCMMNNPFPVTCPEGTFYDGSAQRCMQDEAGTCGGPVEEAPVEAPPAEGPPVAEPPVEEPPAAPLFECPQPNGVFSNPDDCVTFYTCNGGVADLRGCPSDLHWNQTAKRCDLPENSGCSMSAP; via the coding sequence GTGTACACCAACCGGCGCTCATTGCTTTCACTCGCGGCATTCGGAACGATGCTCTTCGGCCTGGTCGGCACGGCGACGCCTGCCGCGGCCGACACTGGATTCGTGTGCCCCGGCCCATTCGGCTTCTACGCGGACCCCAACGATTGCGCCACGTTTTACTTCTGCATGATGAACAACCCGTTCCCTGTGACCTGCCCGGAGGGAACGTTCTATGACGGCAGCGCTCAGCGCTGCATGCAGGACGAGGCGGGCACCTGCGGCGGGCCCGTGGAGGAGGCGCCCGTGGAAGCGCCGCCTGCGGAGGGGCCGCCCGTCGCGGAGCCCCCCGTCGAGGAGCCCCCGGCGGCACCCCTGTTCGAATGTCCTCAGCCCAATGGCGTCTTCAGCAACCCGGACGACTGCGTGACCTTTTACACGTGCAATGGTGGAGTCGCCGATCTCCGCGGATGTCCCTCCGACCTCCACTGGAACCAGACCGCGAAGCGGTGCGATCTCCCGGAGAACTCCGGGTGCTCGATGTCGGCTCCCTGA
- a CDS encoding alpha-ketoglutarate-dependent dioxygenase AlkB family protein → MVRVEQLAGGGLLTLHDPWLPSAEAEALLSTLQDTVVWKQEKIRLFGREHFQPRLSAWMGDPGTIYRYSGLTLQPAPWTPALAGLRERVEATSGVPFNSVLLNYYRSGDDAMGFHADAEPELGQNPVIASVSLGGHRRFVLKPTRDLPDEAPVTLSLGGGSLLVMSGTTQHFWRHGVPRQAGAGPRINLTFRRIVAS, encoded by the coding sequence ATGGTCCGTGTCGAGCAGCTTGCGGGGGGCGGATTGCTGACGCTCCACGACCCGTGGCTCCCCTCCGCCGAAGCCGAGGCGCTCCTGTCCACCTTGCAGGACACCGTCGTGTGGAAGCAGGAGAAGATCCGCCTCTTCGGGCGCGAGCACTTCCAGCCCCGGCTCTCGGCCTGGATGGGCGATCCTGGGACGATCTACAGGTACTCCGGGCTCACGTTGCAGCCCGCGCCATGGACACCCGCCCTCGCCGGCCTCCGTGAGCGCGTCGAGGCGACGAGCGGCGTCCCGTTCAACAGCGTGCTCCTGAACTACTACCGGAGCGGCGACGACGCGATGGGGTTCCATGCCGACGCGGAGCCCGAGCTCGGCCAGAACCCGGTGATCGCCTCCGTCTCCCTCGGCGGACACCGACGGTTCGTTCTCAAACCCACCCGCGACTTGCCCGACGAGGCGCCCGTCACGCTCTCGCTCGGTGGCGGATCCTTGCTGGTGATGTCCGGGACCACGCAGCATTTCTGGCGGCACGGCGTCCCGCGCCAGGCAGGCGCAGGACCTCGGATCAACCTGACGTTCCGGCGCATCGTGGCCAGCTGA
- the speE gene encoding polyamine aminopropyltransferase gives MDVLGRNIVAELFGCPAELLNDVSLIETRMLEAAEAAHATVISSTFHHFSPFGVSGVVVIQESHLAIHTWPEYGYAALDIFTCGREVDPWVCYQHLLTALNAERGSAIEQGRGLRSQLATQLTPGALDDAEAPPQHLRPPPTPREPMRNVWFTERDPEIALSLRHSGDVLHRARSQHQKIEVYETYAYGRMLTLDGRVMTTEGDEYVFNEMMAHVPLLSHPDARHALVIGGGDGGVARELLRHEQLDRVELVEIDAQVIDTSRRYLGKLSSALDHPKLDLRVGDGVAYVRACAPATFDVVCIDVMDPLGPSHGPFDADFYRDVARILRPGGVLVTQSASPRFDIGVFQQIHACLRGLFGPDRTFPYLIATPTYPSGTWSLTYCALGPRDPRRDFDRARARRFTEAHDLQYYSDEVHTAAFALPGYVKRLLAGARRPSAPRSDMASSLDREPGSERKA, from the coding sequence GTGGATGTCCTCGGTCGCAACATCGTCGCCGAACTCTTCGGCTGCCCCGCTGAGCTGCTCAACGACGTCAGCCTGATCGAGACGCGCATGCTCGAAGCCGCCGAGGCGGCGCACGCGACGGTCATCAGCTCCACCTTCCATCACTTCTCTCCGTTCGGCGTCTCCGGCGTGGTCGTCATCCAGGAGAGCCACCTCGCCATCCACACCTGGCCGGAGTACGGCTACGCGGCGCTCGACATCTTCACGTGCGGCCGAGAGGTCGACCCGTGGGTCTGCTACCAGCATCTGCTCACCGCGCTGAACGCCGAGCGCGGCTCCGCCATCGAGCAGGGCCGTGGCCTCCGGAGCCAGCTCGCGACCCAGCTCACCCCGGGAGCCCTCGACGACGCAGAAGCGCCCCCTCAGCACCTCCGCCCCCCGCCGACCCCCCGCGAACCCATGCGCAACGTGTGGTTCACCGAGCGCGATCCCGAGATTGCCCTGTCGCTCCGGCACAGCGGAGACGTCCTCCACCGCGCCCGCTCGCAGCACCAGAAGATCGAGGTCTACGAGACCTACGCCTACGGACGCATGCTGACGCTCGACGGTCGGGTCATGACCACCGAAGGCGACGAGTACGTCTTCAACGAGATGATGGCCCACGTGCCGCTCCTCAGCCATCCCGACGCCCGACACGCACTCGTCATCGGAGGCGGAGACGGCGGTGTCGCGCGCGAGCTGCTCCGGCACGAACAGCTCGATCGGGTCGAACTCGTGGAGATCGACGCCCAGGTCATCGACACCAGCCGGCGGTATCTCGGCAAGCTCTCGAGCGCGCTCGATCATCCCAAGCTCGACCTCCGCGTGGGCGACGGGGTCGCCTACGTCCGCGCATGTGCACCGGCCACCTTCGACGTGGTCTGCATCGACGTCATGGACCCCCTCGGCCCTTCGCACGGCCCCTTCGACGCGGACTTCTACCGCGACGTCGCGCGGATTCTCCGACCCGGCGGGGTCCTGGTGACCCAGAGCGCATCACCGCGCTTCGACATCGGGGTGTTCCAGCAGATACATGCTTGCCTGCGCGGCCTCTTCGGCCCCGACCGAACCTTCCCCTACCTCATCGCGACGCCCACCTACCCCTCGGGCACCTGGAGCCTCACCTATTGCGCCCTCGGCCCGCGCGATCCGCGCCGCGACTTCGATCGAGCGCGCGCGCGCCGCTTCACCGAGGCGCATGATCTCCAGTACTACAGCGACGAGGTCCACACCGCCGCGTTCGCGCTACCCGGGTACGTCAAGCGCCTGCTCGCCGGCGCGAGGAGACCTTCGGCTCCCCGGTCCGACATGGCCAGCAGCCTCGATCGAGAGCCTGGCAGCGAGCGGAAGGCGTGA
- a CDS encoding response regulator transcription factor, with translation MTKHILIVDDETRIRDVVSYALQKEGYRVTAASDGRAALDALEGGGVDLVVLDVMLPEIDGLEVCRRIRARSRIPILFLSARGEEIDRILGLELGGDDYLTKPFSPRELIARARAIFRRTDEPDRAPEERAAVLRFRGIEINPERHEVRYEGRVVPLTPTELGILGALIERPGVVLSRAQLMQRAYRYDNLITERTIDTHIRRIRAKFREAGLDPIATVHGVGYKAAEG, from the coding sequence GTGACCAAGCACATCCTGATCGTCGACGACGAGACGCGCATTCGCGATGTGGTCAGCTATGCCCTTCAGAAGGAGGGTTATCGGGTCACCGCCGCCAGCGATGGCCGGGCTGCCCTCGACGCCCTGGAGGGGGGTGGGGTGGACCTGGTGGTCCTCGACGTGATGCTCCCGGAGATCGATGGCCTCGAGGTGTGCCGTCGAATCCGCGCTCGCTCCAGGATCCCCATCCTGTTCCTGTCGGCGCGGGGCGAGGAGATCGATCGCATCCTCGGCCTCGAGCTGGGCGGCGACGACTACCTCACCAAACCCTTCTCTCCGCGCGAGCTGATCGCCCGCGCCAGAGCCATCTTCCGCCGCACCGACGAGCCGGACCGCGCCCCCGAAGAGCGCGCTGCCGTCCTGCGCTTCCGCGGCATCGAGATCAACCCCGAGCGCCACGAGGTCCGCTACGAGGGCCGCGTGGTACCACTCACCCCGACCGAGCTGGGCATCCTCGGCGCCCTGATCGAGCGACCCGGCGTCGTGCTCAGCCGGGCTCAGCTCATGCAGCGCGCCTACCGCTACGACAACCTCATCACCGAGCGCACCATCGACACCCACATCCGCCGTATCCGCGCCAAGTTCCGCGAGGCAGGCCTCGATCCGATCGCCACCGTGCACGGTGTGGGCTACAAAGCCGCCGAGGGGTGA
- the ypfJ gene encoding KPN_02809 family neutral zinc metallopeptidase, giving the protein MRWDPGHKSPDVIDRRGEGDGGGSSMGGLVAILPLLMRSRFGWVGVLLLVLVGVFGGLRGFFGGGEQRVHGEARSGAPGGQREEAMVQFVSFVLDDAQNTWRKVFAESGRPYQNAKLVLFTGATQTGCGRGRAATGPFYCPLDERVYIDLGFYQELSKRFGARGDFAQAYVIAHEIGHHVQHLMGTNDRVRSAARGQQEGASGLAVRLELQADCYAGVWAHSTGQRDLLEAGDVDEALGAAAAIGDDRLQRESGGAVQPESWTHGSSAQRSRWFKRGYEEGTLAACDTFGASSL; this is encoded by the coding sequence ATGCGATGGGACCCAGGGCATAAAAGTCCGGATGTCATTGATCGACGCGGCGAGGGCGATGGCGGGGGGTCGAGCATGGGGGGGCTCGTCGCGATCCTGCCGCTGCTCATGCGGTCGCGCTTCGGGTGGGTGGGCGTGCTCCTTCTGGTGCTGGTGGGGGTGTTCGGCGGCCTGAGGGGCTTCTTCGGGGGAGGCGAGCAGCGGGTGCACGGAGAGGCCCGCTCGGGTGCGCCCGGGGGACAGCGCGAGGAGGCGATGGTCCAGTTCGTCTCGTTCGTGCTCGATGACGCGCAGAACACCTGGCGCAAGGTGTTCGCGGAGAGCGGACGGCCGTACCAGAACGCCAAGCTGGTGCTGTTCACGGGCGCCACGCAGACGGGGTGCGGGCGAGGTCGCGCGGCGACGGGGCCGTTCTACTGTCCCCTCGACGAGCGGGTATACATCGATCTCGGCTTCTACCAGGAGCTGTCGAAGCGCTTCGGGGCGCGGGGCGACTTCGCACAGGCTTACGTGATTGCGCACGAGATCGGTCACCACGTGCAGCACCTGATGGGTACGAACGATCGGGTGCGCTCGGCAGCCCGCGGGCAGCAGGAGGGGGCCTCCGGCCTGGCGGTCCGCCTCGAGCTGCAAGCGGACTGCTACGCCGGGGTGTGGGCGCACTCGACGGGCCAGCGCGATCTGCTCGAAGCTGGGGATGTCGACGAAGCGCTCGGCGCAGCAGCAGCGATCGGAGACGATCGGTTGCAGCGTGAGAGTGGGGGTGCGGTGCAGCCGGAGAGCTGGACCCACGGCTCTTCGGCCCAGCGATCGCGCTGGTTCAAGCGGGGTTACGAGGAGGGGACGCTGGCGGCATGCGACACTTTCGGGGCGAGTTCGCTGTGA
- a CDS encoding right-handed parallel beta-helix repeat-containing protein, whose amino-acid sequence MTRLPSRLGTGLCAALASLFTWLHADPAIAGNCGCDHQITPGTTAVNGTALGIQPGHVVCVMAGDYEFIRFREIRGTAASPVIIKNCGGIVQVRNTDRAYAIDFQGSSRHFHLTGTGDAFAPYGFRVSAPVRNPYPGVGLWFLDKSTDYEVDHIEVYETGFAGVMSKTDPLCDGSADQGTFVQKNVHLHHLWVHDTGGEGLYIGSTQSNGHTITCNGQQQTRQPHYLEGIEVDHLLVEDTEWDGMQIGMAREGCSVHDNIIRRVGSAGVQYQQQGLQIGGYSACDIRRNILSDGPAIGVIVLGAYSTTVADNVIARFNEAAIYANMNITADGIRYRFVHNTILDHPGTALRVFGAALEQAVAWNNLIVGAPGSVTASNDVAWSAEGNLFVDTTAEAGFVDAARDDYHLVGTSSARGAGIDRSSEGFTLDLDGLLRATPPAVGAYEFAEDSPTSGAGGDGGANGNSGGAGGAGGAGGGPSGSGGQGSPGEVTDEGGCGCRTAGTPGSTTSLSSLGLAAGALLLHRIQRRRSARRRSAH is encoded by the coding sequence ATGACTCGCTTGCCCTCGCGCCTGGGAACCGGCCTCTGTGCCGCGCTCGCGTCCCTCTTCACATGGCTCCACGCGGATCCCGCCATCGCGGGGAACTGCGGCTGCGACCACCAGATCACCCCGGGGACCACGGCGGTGAACGGCACGGCCCTCGGCATCCAGCCAGGCCACGTGGTCTGCGTCATGGCGGGCGATTACGAGTTCATTCGCTTCCGCGAGATCCGGGGCACCGCCGCGTCACCCGTCATCATCAAGAACTGCGGCGGCATCGTGCAGGTCCGCAACACGGACCGCGCCTACGCCATCGACTTCCAGGGCAGCTCGCGTCACTTCCACCTCACGGGCACTGGCGACGCCTTCGCCCCCTACGGGTTCCGGGTCAGCGCCCCGGTGCGCAATCCCTACCCCGGGGTCGGTTTGTGGTTCCTCGACAAGAGCACCGATTACGAGGTCGATCACATCGAGGTGTACGAGACCGGCTTCGCTGGCGTGATGTCGAAGACCGACCCCCTCTGCGACGGCAGCGCCGATCAAGGCACCTTCGTGCAGAAGAACGTTCACCTGCACCACCTCTGGGTCCACGACACGGGCGGCGAGGGCCTGTACATCGGCTCCACCCAGTCGAACGGCCACACCATCACCTGCAACGGCCAGCAACAGACCCGCCAGCCGCACTACCTCGAAGGCATCGAGGTCGATCACCTCCTCGTCGAGGACACCGAGTGGGACGGCATGCAGATCGGCATGGCCCGTGAAGGGTGCAGCGTCCACGACAACATCATCCGCCGGGTCGGCTCCGCCGGCGTGCAGTACCAGCAGCAAGGCCTCCAGATCGGAGGCTACTCGGCCTGCGACATCCGCCGGAACATCCTCTCCGACGGCCCCGCGATCGGCGTCATCGTGCTCGGCGCCTACAGCACCACCGTCGCCGACAACGTCATCGCTCGGTTCAACGAAGCCGCGATCTACGCCAACATGAACATCACGGCGGACGGGATCCGCTACCGCTTCGTTCACAACACCATCCTCGACCACCCGGGGACGGCCCTGCGCGTCTTCGGCGCCGCGCTCGAACAGGCAGTCGCCTGGAACAACCTCATCGTGGGCGCCCCCGGGTCCGTCACCGCGAGCAACGACGTCGCCTGGAGCGCAGAGGGGAACCTGTTCGTGGACACGACGGCCGAAGCTGGGTTCGTCGACGCGGCGCGCGACGACTACCACCTCGTCGGCACATCATCCGCACGGGGAGCAGGGATCGATCGCAGCAGCGAGGGCTTCACCCTCGATCTCGACGGCTTGCTCCGCGCCACCCCGCCCGCCGTCGGCGCCTACGAGTTCGCGGAGGACTCCCCCACGAGCGGCGCAGGCGGGGACGGCGGCGCGAACGGGAACAGTGGTGGGGCCGGAGGCGCGGGTGGAGCGGGTGGAGGACCGTCGGGCAGCGGAGGCCAGGGCTCTCCAGGAGAGGTCACCGACGAGGGCGGGTGCGGCTGCCGTACCGCTGGCACGCCGGGGTCGACGACCTCCCTCTCCTCCCTGGGGCTCGCGGCAGGTGCGCTCCTGCTCCACCGCATCCAGCGCCGCCGCTCGGCCCGCCGCCGCTCGGCCCACTGA
- a CDS encoding PilZ domain-containing protein, whose translation MSGRGERLGDAGERRGGAGRRVHFEALVAVGEAAGGAGFEAESVDVSPDGMRLRAAYLPEVGERLLCRFDGPQGEIAVEAEVCWRRDEARGGEFGLRFAGLDPASSDAVRALVKGLGGTTMGRASEATRSTVPCTPEPSQPADPARGTRVRLHIEGLGSPMKARVREGRAGEVEVGSNLEFLKVGRTLDLEDMEHGARREAFVDDVRVEVDAGSSVPQLVVTLRYDPPAQAARPAQATKGSAPAAARAASAAAATAAAVAAEPVAVAPARQPRATKVNVAPQPAPEETASSQPGPASAGPVSDREDEATSSPAAEARASRQSEAEEEKGEEPALDSEASPAAEAAAQDGVETNSPPPGEAEAGAASDRGAGLRGVGEKAAAVGRAVAGRVGPALSGASERARGAMSGILTRIRERRSEREAGQGKAPTARRMTAPPPAGALRADGRRLVRDEGAEGAGEGAASAEAEARPRVNKKAAALGSFLGLAAVLVVFGVARLIGLRGGEAPQTTAALPPAATETASQAGLGALPPPAGGGTLTANVPLFGATPLSTTEPVLPSAPPTAEQGRGAPDALAAAGEAEEGVTGDQGDEEEPSLADGGKAWGQGEVRNPIVLKLKMDGSIDRLSGAAGPMGFTVSLPDRRALSSGNGLARKDKRIASLLVVNTPQGAEVSLRFKDGVPPYVAKASGDRLEISLGNESAPKKVAAKSKAKSKKAKSDTKKKSTKGKSN comes from the coding sequence ATGAGCGGTCGAGGCGAACGTTTGGGAGATGCAGGCGAGCGACGCGGTGGCGCCGGGCGGCGGGTCCATTTCGAGGCGCTCGTCGCGGTCGGTGAAGCGGCCGGTGGTGCTGGCTTCGAGGCCGAGTCGGTCGATGTTTCCCCGGATGGAATGCGCCTGCGCGCAGCGTACCTGCCCGAGGTCGGAGAGCGTCTGCTGTGCCGCTTCGACGGTCCCCAGGGAGAGATCGCCGTGGAGGCCGAGGTGTGCTGGCGCCGTGACGAGGCGCGCGGGGGTGAGTTCGGCCTTCGCTTTGCCGGCCTGGATCCGGCCTCGAGCGACGCTGTGCGTGCCCTGGTGAAGGGACTCGGCGGGACGACGATGGGTCGCGCGAGCGAGGCCACGCGGAGCACGGTGCCGTGCACGCCCGAGCCGAGCCAGCCTGCGGATCCGGCCCGCGGGACCCGGGTCCGTCTCCACATCGAGGGCCTGGGATCGCCCATGAAAGCGCGTGTGCGAGAGGGCCGCGCGGGCGAGGTCGAGGTGGGCTCGAACCTCGAGTTCCTCAAGGTCGGCCGGACGCTCGATCTGGAAGACATGGAGCACGGCGCACGCCGTGAAGCATTCGTCGATGACGTGCGCGTCGAGGTCGATGCCGGGAGCAGCGTGCCGCAGCTCGTCGTGACCTTGCGGTACGACCCGCCTGCTCAGGCAGCGCGCCCCGCGCAGGCCACCAAGGGCAGCGCTCCGGCGGCTGCGCGCGCGGCTTCCGCAGCTGCGGCCACCGCTGCGGCGGTCGCGGCGGAGCCTGTTGCCGTGGCTCCCGCCCGGCAGCCCCGCGCTACCAAGGTGAACGTCGCTCCTCAGCCTGCTCCCGAGGAGACTGCCTCGTCTCAGCCTGGCCCTGCCTCTGCTGGCCCCGTCTCTGATCGAGAAGATGAGGCGACGTCGAGCCCTGCTGCAGAAGCGCGCGCGAGCCGCCAGTCAGAGGCCGAGGAGGAGAAGGGCGAGGAGCCGGCGCTGGACAGCGAAGCGTCTCCCGCGGCGGAAGCTGCTGCGCAGGACGGTGTGGAGACCAACTCCCCTCCGCCCGGCGAGGCCGAAGCGGGCGCCGCGAGTGACCGGGGCGCTGGTCTGCGTGGCGTCGGCGAGAAGGCCGCTGCCGTCGGACGCGCGGTGGCCGGACGTGTGGGGCCGGCGCTCTCTGGCGCCAGCGAGCGCGCCCGTGGCGCGATGAGCGGGATCCTCACGCGCATCCGCGAGCGCCGCAGCGAGCGCGAAGCAGGGCAGGGGAAGGCGCCCACCGCGCGCCGCATGACGGCCCCTCCTCCGGCGGGCGCCCTGCGTGCCGACGGACGTCGGCTGGTGCGCGATGAAGGGGCGGAGGGCGCCGGCGAGGGCGCCGCTTCGGCCGAGGCCGAGGCACGCCCGCGGGTGAACAAGAAGGCTGCCGCGCTCGGGAGTTTCCTTGGGCTGGCGGCGGTGCTGGTGGTGTTCGGCGTCGCTCGCCTGATCGGCCTGCGTGGCGGTGAGGCCCCCCAGACGACGGCCGCGCTGCCGCCCGCTGCGACGGAGACCGCCAGCCAGGCAGGCCTCGGCGCGCTCCCGCCGCCTGCTGGAGGCGGCACCCTGACGGCCAACGTCCCCCTGTTCGGCGCCACGCCGCTGTCGACGACCGAGCCCGTGCTCCCCTCGGCACCTCCGACGGCAGAGCAGGGCCGTGGCGCCCCGGATGCGCTCGCCGCTGCAGGCGAGGCGGAAGAGGGCGTGACGGGTGACCAGGGCGACGAGGAGGAACCCTCTCTTGCCGATGGCGGCAAGGCCTGGGGTCAGGGTGAGGTCCGGAACCCCATCGTCCTCAAGCTGAAGATGGATGGATCCATCGATCGCCTGAGCGGCGCCGCGGGTCCCATGGGCTTCACGGTCTCGCTCCCGGATCGACGCGCCCTGTCGTCGGGGAACGGTCTCGCCCGCAAGGACAAGCGCATCGCGTCCCTGCTCGTGGTGAACACGCCCCAGGGCGCCGAGGTGTCGCTGCGCTTCAAGGACGGCGTCCCGCCCTACGTCGCCAAGGCCAGCGGGGATCGCCTCGAGATCTCGCTCGGGAACGAGAGCGCGCCGAAGAAGGTCGCCGCGAAGTCCAAGGCGAAGTCCAAGAAGGCCAAGAGCGACACCAAGAAGAAGAGCACCAAGGGCAAGTCCAACTGA